One Sporosarcina sp. FSL W8-0480 genomic window, TACGCAACGACTTCATATTTCCATTTATTCACCCAGTCGATGTCGAATAGGACTGCGCCGGTTCTTCTGATGAAGTAGTCGGCTGGGCTGATGGCCATTTCTTCTTCAATTGCATAGTGGAGGGTTAACTTAATCGACAGCGGCAGGTTGGTTTCTTGTAATTCCTTGCCTGCGTATTTCAATACTGAATCAGTGTTTGTACCGTATGTTGATAGGATGCTTGTTGCGTCGCGCAGTGAAATGCCTGTTTCTGCGGCAACTGCCTGAGCTCTGTCGTTTATGAAGCGCCCATAGTCTTCAGGATTTTCGAAATTTCCTCCTGATAACTTCATTTGCTTTGTAACAGACCCTGTACACTTCTTACCTTCTTGTTTTAATTGTTCGCAAATCATGTCTGTGACGGTTTCGGCCATTTTTCTGTAGCCGGTCAATTTTCCGCCTGCGATTGTGATTAGGCCTGTTTCGGAAGTCCAGATTTCATCTTTTCGCGAAATTTCCGATGGCCCCTTCCCTTCTTGACGGATTAACGGTCGCACCCCTGCCCATGCGGATTCGACATCTTGCATGCCAATTTGCAAGTCTGGAAACATGAATGCAATGCTTTTCAATATATACTCTTTGTCTTCCACTGTGATTTCAGGATTCACCAAATCACCATGATACTCGGTATCTGTCGTTCCTACATATGTTTTCCCATTCCTTGGAATCGCGAACACCATTCGGCCATCCGGTGTGTCGAAATAGACCGCTTGGCGTAACGGGAACTTGGAACTGTCGATGACGATATGAACACCTTTTGAATGGAAGAGGCTTTTCCCTTCGATTTTCCTGTCTTGCTCGATGACATTTTCGACCCACGGTCCAGTGGCGTTAATAATCTTTTTGCCCATGACAAGATACTGCTCTTCATCTAATACATCACGGATATATAATCCTGCAACCTTGCCTTTCGCGTCATATTTGAATGACTCCGCCTTCACATAGTTCAGCAAGTCGACGCCATTTGCATATGCCGTTTTCGCCACTTCAATTGTCAACCGGGCGTCATCTGTCCGGTATTCAACGTAATAGCCTGCACCCAAAAGATCTTTCTTTTTTAATAAAGGTTCCTTCCGTAAACTCTCTTCCCTTGTCAGCATTTTACGACGCTCGTTTCTCTTCACTCCTGCTAAGAAATCATAGACTTTCAAACCAAGCGACGTGGAATACTTCCCGAATGTTCCTTTACGGTAGATCGGCAGCAGCATCCATTCCGGGTGAGTGACATGCGGTGCATTTCGATAGACGACTTCCCTTTCTTTCCCAACTTCTGCAACCATGCCCACTTCAAATTGCTTCAAATAACGAAGTCCACCGTGGACAAGTTTCGTGGAGCGACTTGATGTCCCAGCCGCAAAGTCTTGCATTTCAACTAAAAGCGTCTTCAAACCCCTTGTTACACAGTCAAGGGCAATACCCGTTCCAGTAATTCCGCCCCCGATAATAATCACGTCATAATGCTCGTTTTCAATCCCACTTAATAATTCTTGTCTGCCTTTAAATGAAAATGATTTCATTTTCAACACACTCCTCTAATGAAAAAGACCATTACAATAGCCCTGCCGAATGCAGGGATTGTAATGGTCCTATCTCATAATCTCCGACCTTATAAAATTAATTCTTTCCAAATTTGTTTAACTTATACTATTATAATAGAAGAGTCACCATTTCTTATTTTTCGAAAGGATGAATAAACTTGAAATTAGTTGACATGGTGGAATCCCAGATGATTGCGTCCGTAAAGAATGAAGAAGATTTACAACACGCACTTACATCCAATGTCAATATTGTCTTTCTTCTAACCGGGAATCTAATGACCATTGCCAACTATATTCAACAGTTGCGCAAGGCCGATAAACATGTATTCCTTCATTTGGACTTCATCGATGGCATCTCCAATTCCCGAAATGCGCTCAGTTATGTTGCAGAATATTGGAAGCCGACAGGGATCATTACTACTAAAAGCCATATCGTCAAAACTGCAAATGAGTTGGGGCTGAAAACGATTCAGCGAATCTTCCTGATCGATCGCGCCGCCATTAAGAAAGGGATTGAAATGGTCAAGTCCTGCCAACCGGATGCAGTTGAAATTCTGCCTGGCATTATCCCGAAAGTGATCGATCAACTTTCAAGGGAACTTGACTACCCCATCATTGCAGGTGGTTTGATCACAGACCTTTCAGAAGTTCATGAAGCTCTTCAAGCCGGTGCGTTAGCCGTTTCATCGGGTGATCCGGAAATGTGGAAATTTGATTTATAAAGTCGCGATATCCTTCACACTTTCAAGTACATATTCCGGTCGATGAACACTCGACTTCAACATCTCTTCGTTCGTAATGCCTGACATGACTAGGACGGAATGGATTCCCGCGTCATTCGCCATTTTAATATCCGTTTCCAGACGGTCACCGACCATATAACATTGACCGGCTTCCATGCCTAATACATTTTTCAAGACATATTCGGCCATTAATAGCGAAGGCTTTCCAGTGATCATCTTCACCGGTTCACCGGTCGCCCCTTCAAGCGCGCCAATCATTGCGCCGCAATCAGGGATTTCTCCGTCTTTGACTGGACAAGTCCGATCAGGATTCGTTGCAATGATTTCCGCGCCATTTCGCCAAGCCTGAAACGCATTGTTCAATTTCTCATAATTGAATTCGCGATCCCAACCTAATACAACATGAGATGCGCTAACGGGATTTTCCGCTAACTTTATGTTTTCACTCGCCAACTCGTCGAATAAAGGCCCCTCACCGATGACGTAAACCGAGTCATCGGTTTTCATAACTGTTTTCAAGTAATGTGCCGTAATATAATTGGAATTAATGACCTCGTCAAGTTCGACTTCAATTCCTAACGCATTTAATTTAACAACATAATCTTTACGGCTTGCAATCGATTTATTCGTCAAGAAAACGACTTTATCCCCGCGTTCTTTAAGGGCTTTAACACCTTCTGCAGCACCCTCTATTATATGGTCGTCGAGATAAATTGTTCCGTCCAAGTCAAAGATAAAACCTTTCAAAACACTCACTCCAAATCAGTTATGTTAGACACCAAGTTGTGGATTAAAGCTGTGACTTTTTACCGATCAAGTTCGCAATCCCTTGCAAGATCAACACCAATGCAACAAGTATGACCGACATTGCTGCCGCCGAATAATATTCTGCCCGCAGGATGTTTTGGAAAATCGCCAAACTCATTGGAGCCCATTCAGGTGGTGCAAGCAAGATCGAAACGCTCGCCTCTTTGATTACTGTGATGAAAACAAGTACGGATCCGGCAGCAATCCCTGGTAACATTAGCGGTCCTACAATTGTAATTGCCGCTGTCAATGGAGTAGCTCCAAGATTCACCGCTGCCTCTTCGATATCCGCCTTAATCGCCCGCATCGATCCCATTGTCGAACGGACCATATAAGGGAGTCGGCGAATCGTATAAGCGATGATTAAAAGTACAGCAGTTCCAGTCAATTGAAGTGGTGCCGTGTTAAATGTTTGGATCAACGCGATACCGAAAGCGATTCCTGGCACGACTAACGGAATGGAAGCGATGAAATCCAACTTCGCCGAATTTTGACGTACAACGAAATACGATACAAATGTCGCTACGATTACGCTTAAAATTAATGCGCCTGTCGCAAGCATGATACTGTTTTGGATGTTCCCCATCGATGTAGAGAAGATCATTTTATAGTGGTTCAATGTATATCCACTTGGCAACAGATCTTTCCCCCAAGTAGTTGCAACGGACTGAAGTGCCACAGAAAGCATTGCAAGTAGTGGAATCAGCACGATGAACAGGGAGTAGCCTGACAATACGCGTGTCAATAATTTATTCTCAATCAACTTCTGTTGCTTCGGTTTACCGGAAACGGAGCCGTAGTTTTTCCCCTTCGTGAATAGATGTTGCAAATAGAAGAAGAATGCTGCAACGATTACCATGACAACAGTAAGGATCGCTGCCCCGCCCCAGTTAAAGAATCCGGATATTTCCCGATAGGCTTCAACGACCAACAGATTTAATTCTTTTGGGGCAAGTACGATTGGACTTCCGAAATCCGAGAAGCTTACTGTGAATATTAGCAACGCACTCGAGATGACTCCCGGTAATGCAAGTGGAAACGTGACGAATATAAATGTGAACCAGTTTTTCGCGCCCAAGTTCTGAGATGCCTCTTCCAAACTAACGTCGCTCACTTTAAACGCCGCCACTAATGGCCATAATGCATAAGGGAAAAAGAAGAATACCTGTACCGCAACAACACCCGCCATGGAATAAGGATTCAGCAACATCCCTTCCCCGCCAAGCGCATTGTAGATTTGTGTTACCCATCCAGCCCGACCAAACATGATGATAAATGCATATGCAGAAATGAAAGTTGGTACAATCAACGGAATCATACATAATGCGGATATCGTCTTCTTAAAAGGCATTTTCGTCCTTGCAATCCCATATGCAAGGGGTATACAGACGAGGATAATGATGATGGTAACGGTAAACGCCAACACAAGGCTATTTTTCAACGCAGTTGCATATCCAGCGTTCGAAAAGATCCGTTTATAGTTATCCAACGAAATGTTCTTGAACTTTTCCAGTGTTGAATTGAAAATCGCCGGATCGGTAATAGCACCTAATAGATTCGTCGGTTCACCTGTAAAACTGACGACAAAAACCGAGAGGAGCGGGAGTAACATGAATAAACCAAAGAATAAAAAGATGAGTACTTTTACTACCGTTAATCCATTTAAGCTGTTTTTTAAACGATTCATATTAACAGCACCCTCTCGTGTTCAACGGTCAACTTAACCTTTTTCCCTTCCTCAAAAATATTAGCGCCTGAGGAATACGTTGTGTCGACAATCAGTTGGTACGATCCGACTTGAACGTCATATCGAACGATGGAGCCTAAATATGTCGACATGATGACTGTTCCTTCAATTACATTCGTTGCAGTATGGTCAATATCGATATCAGCCGCAACCACTTTTACGTGTTCAGGACGAATGATGACATCAACGTCTTTATTCTTAACTTTATTAGCAGAACGAAGTAGGAAACCTTCTCCTTTTACAACCGTCAAACCATTCTCTTCACCTTCAACAGTGCCTTTTAAAATATTGGAAGTTCCGACGAAATCTGCGATAAACGGTGTTTTAGGATTACTGTATAAATCAGTTGGAGTTCCGATTTGGACGATATGGCCTTTATCCATAACTGCAACACGGTCCGCCATACTCATCGCTTCCTCTTGGTCATGTGTAACGAAAATCGTTGTGATGCCCAAATCTTGTTGAATCTTACGGATCGTGTTTCTCATGGAGTGACGTAATTTCTGGTCCAAGTTGGATAATGGTTCATCCATAAGAAGAACCGCCGGCTCCATGATCAATGCTCTCGCAAGGGCAACCCGTTGCTGTTGACCACCGGATAGTTCACTCGTTAGGCGATCGGCATGGTTTTCCAGCTCAACATACTTTAAGATTTCCATTACTTTATTTCTAAGATCTGCTGGGTATTTGCCTAAACGGCTTGATAGTAAACGACCATATATTCCCAATTGCTTAATAGGATTGCTTGAATTCAGTTCTTTAATATTCAAACTGTAAGCAACATTTTCGAACACATTCATATGTGGAAACAGTGCATAGCTTTGGAACACCATGCCGCAATTTCGTTTATTCGCA contains:
- a CDS encoding ABC transporter ATP-binding protein, which translates into the protein MGSVRIEKMTKSFGDFTALHDINLDIKEGEFFALLGPSGCGKTTTMRCIAGFENPTSGRIYIGDREVEKIPANKRNCGMVFQSYALFPHMNVFENVAYSLNIKELNSSNPIKQLGIYGRLLSSRLGKYPADLRNKVMEILKYVELENHADRLTSELSGGQQQRVALARALIMEPAVLLMDEPLSNLDQKLRHSMRNTIRKIQQDLGITTIFVTHDQEEAMSMADRVAVMDKGHIVQIGTPTDLYSNPKTPFIADFVGTSNILKGTVEGEENGLTVVKGEGFLLRSANKVKNKDVDVIIRPEHVKVVAADIDIDHTATNVIEGTVIMSTYLGSIVRYDVQVGSYQLIVDTTYSSGANIFEEGKKVKLTVEHERVLLI
- a CDS encoding glycerol-3-phosphate responsive antiterminator, which codes for MKLVDMVESQMIASVKNEEDLQHALTSNVNIVFLLTGNLMTIANYIQQLRKADKHVFLHLDFIDGISNSRNALSYVAEYWKPTGIITTKSHIVKTANELGLKTIQRIFLIDRAAIKKGIEMVKSCQPDAVEILPGIIPKVIDQLSRELDYPIIAGGLITDLSEVHEALQAGALAVSSGDPEMWKFDL
- a CDS encoding glycerol-3-phosphate dehydrogenase/oxidase — its product is MKSFSFKGRQELLSGIENEHYDVIIIGGGITGTGIALDCVTRGLKTLLVEMQDFAAGTSSRSTKLVHGGLRYLKQFEVGMVAEVGKEREVVYRNAPHVTHPEWMLLPIYRKGTFGKYSTSLGLKVYDFLAGVKRNERRKMLTREESLRKEPLLKKKDLLGAGYYVEYRTDDARLTIEVAKTAYANGVDLLNYVKAESFKYDAKGKVAGLYIRDVLDEEQYLVMGKKIINATGPWVENVIEQDRKIEGKSLFHSKGVHIVIDSSKFPLRQAVYFDTPDGRMVFAIPRNGKTYVGTTDTEYHGDLVNPEITVEDKEYILKSIAFMFPDLQIGMQDVESAWAGVRPLIRQEGKGPSEISRKDEIWTSETGLITIAGGKLTGYRKMAETVTDMICEQLKQEGKKCTGSVTKQMKLSGGNFENPEDYGRFINDRAQAVAAETGISLRDATSILSTYGTNTDSVLKYAGKELQETNLPLSIKLTLHYAIEEEMAISPADYFIRRTGAVLFDIDWVNKWKYEVVAYMAILMKWSVEETKKHMDDLNRRIEEIQ
- a CDS encoding HAD-IIA family hydrolase, whose product is MSVLKGFIFDLDGTIYLDDHIIEGAAEGVKALKERGDKVVFLTNKSIASRKDYVVKLNALGIEVELDEVINSNYITAHYLKTVMKTDDSVYVIGEGPLFDELASENIKLAENPVSASHVVLGWDREFNYEKLNNAFQAWRNGAEIIATNPDRTCPVKDGEIPDCGAMIGALEGATGEPVKMITGKPSLLMAEYVLKNVLGMEAGQCYMVGDRLETDIKMANDAGIHSVLVMSGITNEEMLKSSVHRPEYVLESVKDIATL
- a CDS encoding iron ABC transporter permease — encoded protein: MNRLKNSLNGLTVVKVLIFLFFGLFMLLPLLSVFVVSFTGEPTNLLGAITDPAIFNSTLEKFKNISLDNYKRIFSNAGYATALKNSLVLAFTVTIIIILVCIPLAYGIARTKMPFKKTISALCMIPLIVPTFISAYAFIIMFGRAGWVTQIYNALGGEGMLLNPYSMAGVVAVQVFFFFPYALWPLVAAFKVSDVSLEEASQNLGAKNWFTFIFVTFPLALPGVISSALLIFTVSFSDFGSPIVLAPKELNLLVVEAYREISGFFNWGGAAILTVVMVIVAAFFFYLQHLFTKGKNYGSVSGKPKQQKLIENKLLTRVLSGYSLFIVLIPLLAMLSVALQSVATTWGKDLLPSGYTLNHYKMIFSTSMGNIQNSIMLATGALILSVIVATFVSYFVVRQNSAKLDFIASIPLVVPGIAFGIALIQTFNTAPLQLTGTAVLLIIAYTIRRLPYMVRSTMGSMRAIKADIEEAAVNLGATPLTAAITIVGPLMLPGIAAGSVLVFITVIKEASVSILLAPPEWAPMSLAIFQNILRAEYYSAAAMSVILVALVLILQGIANLIGKKSQL